Below is a window of Escherichia coli DSM 30083 = JCM 1649 = ATCC 11775 DNA.
CCACAACGCGCACGCGGGTCATCGCAGACCTGCTGCGGTGCCGGGCGGAAATGTGCTTCGGCATCGAATCGTTGATAATCCGGCGTCAGGTGCACGCCAGAAGATTCAATCACGCCTAAGCCGCGCCATTCGCTGTCGCCGTTGACACAGAACACATCAGCAATTGCCTGTTGCGCCAGCAGGTTACCGGCATCCGGCACCACCCGACGATACTGATTCTCTACCTTGCTATGGGCCGCTATTTTCTGCTCCACCAGCATCACCACGCCTTGAAGTAGATCAAGGGGTTCGAAACCAGCGACCACCAGCGGACGATGAAAATCGCTGGCGATAAAATTATAGGCATCAGTGCCGATAACCATACTAACGTGACCGGGCGCAAGAAACGCGTCGATACCGTTATCCGGCTCTTCAAGTAAACTGCGCAGTGTTGGGATGAGCGTAATGTGCTGGCAGAAGAAGTAAAAATTCTGCACATCGCGGGCTTTTGCCTGTTGCAACGTGATGGCGGTGGTCGGCATGGTGGTTTCAAAACCTAAGCCGAAGAACACCACTTTGCGGGTTGGATTCTCCTGCGCCAGTTTTAACGCATCCATTGGCGAGTAAACGATGCGCACATCGGCACCGCGTGCTTTTGCCTGCAACAGCGACCCCTGTTTCCCTGGTACGCGCATGGCATCGCCAAAGGTACAGAAGATGACTTCCGGATGGCTGGCAATCTCCACGCAGGTGTCGATTCTACCCATTGGCAGTACGCACACCGGGCAACCCGGACCGTGGATAAACTCAACGTTTTCCGGTAGCAACTGGTCGAGGCCGAATTTAAAAATGGCGTGGGTATGACCGCCACACACTTCCATAATCCGCAGAGGGCGTTCGGCGGTGTAAGAGAGATGTGAAGCACGTTCGCGCAGATGCTCAATTAACTGCATTACCTGTTCCGGCGCGCGATATTCATCAACAAAACGCATTATTTTTCCTCGCCATACAACAGCGCGCCGACATCTGGCTCAACGTCAAACATGTTTTGTAAGGCGTCGAGAGTGTCGCGTGCTTCGGCTTCATTAATTACGCTCATGGCAAAGCCAACGTGAACCAGTACCCACTGGCCCACGCGTGGCTGACCGTTTTCATCGCAGCTGCCGACTAACGTTAAATCGACATCGCGCTGAATGCCGCAGACGTCGACTTTCGCCTGGTTGCCGTCAATAGTGCGGATCTGGCCGGGAACGCCTATGCACATCGCTGTGTCTCCAGCCAGTTCAGCCACTGGTCCATCCCTTCGCCGCTGGTGGCGGAAATAAGGATGATTTCAATTTCTGGATTGACTTCACGGGCGCAGGCGATGCACTTCTCAACGTCAAAGTTGAGATACGGCAGCAGGTCAACTTTGTTGAGCAGCATCAGCGAGGCGGCGGCAAACATATGCGGATATTTCAGCGGTTTGTCTTCACCTTCGGTAACGGAAAGCACCGCCACTTTGTGTTTTTCACCGAGATCGAAGCTGGCCGGGCACACGAGGTTGCCGACGTTTTCGATAAACAGAATACCGTTATCGTCCAGTGGCAGGCGCGGCGCGGCGTCGGCAATCATCTGTGCGTCAAGATGGCAGCCTTTACCGGTGTTCACCTGAATCGCTGGCGTGCCGGTAGCACGAATGCGCGCGGCATCGTTCACGGTTTGCTGGTCGCCTTCAATAACTGCGCACGGAACGCTGTCTTTCAGGCGCATTAAGGTTTCCGTCAGCAGGGTGGTTTTACCGGAACCAGGGCTGGAAACCAGGTTGAGCACCAGTTGCTTGCGGGCAGCAAAGTGCGCGCGGTTGCGTTCAGCCAGACGGTTATTTTTGTCCAGCACGTCAATTTCGACTTCCAGCATCCGACGCTGGCTCATGCCCGGCGCGTGAGTGCCCGCTTCGCCATGACCGTAATGCAGGTCGCCTTCTTCAGTCTGGCTGGGGGTAAATTCAGGCGCTTTAATGCCGGTGATTTTCATCTTCGGGCGTGCCGCCGGGGCAAATGGCGCGCTACGAAACGCGGAATGAGGGTTATGTTCATCACCCTCGATATACAGGTTGCCTTCACCGCAACCGCATGTTGTACACATCGCTCACTCCTGGTCTATTTCTATCCGCCGAATCTGTAAACCGTCGTCTGCCACAATCTGTAGCATGTCACCATGACACTGTGGACAGCGGCGGACGCGCTGGGTCAGTAGCGTCACATACTGTTGGCATGTTTCACACCAGCATTCGGCCTCTTGTTCTTCGAGGTGCAGTTTACAACCTTCCGCCACGCTGCCGCGGCAAACCAGATCAAAACAAAAGGCAAGAGAGCTGGTTTCGACACAAGAAAATGCGCCAATTTTGAGCCAGACCCCAGTTACGCGTTTTGCGCCGTGTTTTGCGGCCTGCTGTTCGATCAATTCCAGTGCCCGTTGGCAGAGGGTTATTTCGTGCATATCGCCTCCCATTAACTATTGCCAGCTACAAGCAATAATTGTGCCAGTGTTGATTATCCCTGCGGTAAATAATGTCGATGATGTCGAAATGACACGTCGACACGGCGACGAAATTCATCTTTAGCTTAAAAATCGCTTTAATAACAATAAATTAAAAGTTGGCACAGAAAATGCTTAAAGCTGGCATCTCTGTTAAACGGGTAACCTGACAATGACTATTTGGGAAATAAGCGAGAAAGCCGATTACATCGCACAGCGGCATCGTCGCCTACAGGACCAGTGGCACATCTACTGCAATTCGCTGGTTCAGGGGATCACGTTATCGAAAGCGCGCCTGCATCACGCCATGAGCTGCGCGCCGGACAAAGAACTCTGTTTCGTCCTTTTTGAACATTTTCGCATTTACGTCACCCTGGCGGATGGCTTTAACAGCCACACCATCGAGTATTACGTCGAAACGAAAGAGGGTGAAGACAAACAGCGGATTGCGCAGGCGCAACTGAGCATTGACGGCATGATTGATGGCAAGGTCAACATCCGCGATCGCGAACAGGTTCTGGAACACTATCTCGAAAAAATCGCTGGCGTTTACGACAGCTTATACACCGCCATTGAAAACAATGTGCCGGTGAATTTAAGCCAACTGGTAAAGGGACAAAGCCCGGCAGCATGAGCTGAGGCTTTGCCCGTTTTGCAGGCGTTACGCCTGTTTGGGGATGGGCGTGTCGATGAGTGTCGAAAATGACATTTCATCGGCATGTTTTCGTCAAAAATGACAATCACCTGAGGAATGCCTGGTGAATCGTTTTGTAATTGCTGACTCCACGCTCTGTATCGGCTGCCACACTTGTGAGGCTACCTGTTCAGAGACGCATCGCCAGCACGGCCTGCAATCAATGCCGCGCCTGAGAGTGATGCTAAATGAAAAAGAATCTGCGCCGCAGCTCTGTCACCACTGTGAAGATGCACCCTGCGCAACGGTCTGCCCGGTTAACGCCATCACTCGTGTTGATGGTGCCGTGCAGCTGAATGAAAGCTTGTGCGTAAGCTGCAAACTGTGTGGCATCGCCTGCCCGTTTGGCGCAATTGAATTTTCCGGCAGCCGTCCGCTGGATATTCCGGCAAACGCCAATACCCCGAAAGCGCCACCGGCACCGCCTGCTCCGGCGCGTGTCAGCACATTGCTTGACTGGGTGCCAGGTATTCGCGCGATCGCCGTCAAATGTGACCTTTGTAGCTTTGATGAACAAGGTCCGGCCTGCGTGCGGATGTGCCCGACTAAAGCCCTGCATCTGGTGGATAACACCGATATCGCCCGCGTCAGCAAACGTAAGCGTGAGCTGACTTTTAACACGGACTTTGGCGATCTCACCTTGTTTCAGCAGGCTCAAAGTGGAGAGGCTAAATGAGCGCAATTTCCCTGATCAATAGCGGCGTGGCGTGGTTTGTCGCCGTCGCTGTTCTGGCATTTCTCTTTTCTTTTCAAAAAGCGCTAAGTGGCTGGATAGCCGGAATTGGCGGCGCGGTGGGTAGCCTGTATACGGCAGCCGCGGGCTTCACTGTGCTGACTGGCACGGTTGGCGTGAGCGGTGCGCTGTCGCTGGTAAGCTACGATGTGCAAATCTCTCCGCTTAACGCGATTTGGCTGATTACACTCGGCCTATGCGGTCTGTTTGTCAGCCTCTACAACATTGACTGGCATCGCCACGCGCAGGTGAAATGCAACGGCTTGCAGATCAATATGTTGATGGCTGCCGCCGTCTGTGCCGTCATCGCCAGCAACCTCGGCATGTTCGTGGTAATGGCCGAAATCATGGCCCTGTGTGCGGTGTTCCTCACCAGCAACAGCAAAGAGGGCAAACTGTGGTTTGCGCTGGGGCGTCTTGGCACTCTGCTGCTGGCGATTGCCTGCTGGCTGCTGTGGCAGCGTTACGGCACGCTGGATCTGCGCCTGCTGGATATGCGTATGCAACAGCTGCCGCTCGGTTCCGATATCTGGCTGCTCGGTGTGATTGGCTTTGGCCTGCTGGCCGGGATTATTCCGCTGCACGGCTGGGTGCCACAGGCACATGCCAACGCCTCTGCGCCAGCTGCCGCGCTGTTTTCCACGGTAGTCATGAAAATTGGCCTGCTGGGCATTTTAACTCTGTCACTACTGGGCGGTAATGCACCGCTGTGGTGGGGGATCGCGCTGCTGGTGCTCGGTATGATCACCGCATTCGTCGGCGGTCTGTATGCGTTGATGGAACATAATATCCAACGTCTGCTGGCTTACCACACCCTGGAGAATATCGGCATTATCCTGCTGGGGCTGGGCGCTGGCGTAACGGGTATCGCGCTCGAACAACCGGCGCTGATTGCCCTTGGTCTGGTTGGTGGTCTGTACCATCTGCTTAACCATAGCCTGTTCAAGAGCGTACTGTTCCTTGGTGCGGGGAGCGTCTGGTTCCGTACCGGTCATCGCGATATCGAAAAACTCGGTGGTATTGGCAAGAAAATGCCGGTTATCTCCATCGCCATGTTAGTCGGGCTGATGGCAATGGCTGCGCTGCCGCCGCTGAACGGTTTTGCCGGGGAATGGGTTATCTATCAATCCTTCTTCAAACTGAGCAATAGTGGCGCGTTTGTTGCCCGTCTTCTCGGGCCGCTGCTCGCCGTGGGGCTGGCAATTACCGGTGCGCTGGCGGTGATGTGTATGGCGAAAGTTTATGGCGTTACTTTCCTCGGCGCGCCGCGTACCAAAGAGGCCGAAAACGCCACCTGTGCGCCGCTCCTGATGAGCGTAAGCGTAGTGGCACTGGCGATTTGCTGCGTAATTGGCGGTGTTGCTGCGCCGTGGCTACTGCCGATGCTCTCTGCTGCTGTACCTCTGCCGCTGGAGCCTGCTAACACCACCGTTTCTCAACCAATGATCACGTTGCTGCTGATTGCCTGCCCGCTGCTGCCATTCATCATTATGGCGATTTGCAAAGGCGATCGTTTGCCGTCGCGTTCCCGCGGTGCGGCCTGGGTGTGCGGCTACGATCATGAAAAATCAATGGTGATTACCGCTCACGGTTTTGCCATGCCGGTGAAACAGGCGTTTGCGCCGGTGCTGAAACTACGCAAATGGCTGAATCCGGTGTCTCTGGTGCCGGGCTGGCAGTGCGAGGGGAGTGCGTTGCTGTTCCGCCGGATGGCGCTGGTTGAACTGGCGGTGCTGGTGGTGATTATTGTTTCACGAGGAGCCTGAGAATGAGTGTTTTATATCCGTTAATTCAGGCGCTGGTGCTATTTGCCGTTGCGCCGCTGCTCTCCGGTATTACCCGCGTAGCGCGCGCCCGTCTGCATAACCGTCGTGGGCCGGGTGTGTTGCAGGAGTATCGCGACATTATCAAACTGCTGGGCCGCCAGAGCGTTGGCCCGGATGCCTCCGGCTGGGTGTTCCGCCTGACGCCGTATGTGATGGTGGGCGTCATGCTGACTATCGCCACTGCGCTGCCGGTGGTGACCGTCGGCTCTCCGCTGCCGCCACTGGGCGATTTGATCACCTTACTGTATCTCTTCTCCATCGCGCGTTTCTTCTTTGCCATTTCTGGTCTGGATACTGGTAGCCCGTTTACCGCTATCGGCGCGAGCCGTGAAGCGATGCTTGGCGTGTTGGTTGAACCGATGCTGCTGCTTGGTCTGTGGGTCGCCGCACAGGCTGCCGGTTCCACCAACATCAGCAACATCACCGACACCGTTTATCACTGGCCACTGAGCCAGAGCATCCCGCTGGTGCTGGCGCTTTGTGCCTGTGCGTTCGCCACTTTTATCGAAATGGGCAAACTGCCGTTCGACCTGGCGGAAGCCGAGCAGGAGTTGCAGGAAGGTCCGCTCTCTGAGTATAGCGGCAGCGGCTTTGGCGTCATGAAATGGGGCATCAGCCTGAAACAGCTGGTGGTGTTGCAGATGTTCGTCGGGGTGTTTATTCCGTGGGGACAAATGGAAACCTTCACCGTCGGTGGGCTGCTGCTGGCGCTGGTGATTGCCATCGTCAAACTGGTGGTCGGCGTACTGGTTATCGCGCTGTTCGAAAACAGCATGGCCCGTTTGCGTCTTGATATTACTCCACGCATTACCTGGGCTGGTTTTGGCTTTGCATTTTTAGCGTTCGTCTCCTTGCTGGCGGCGTGATTAAAGAGAGTTTGAGCATGTCTGAAGAAAAATTAGGTCAACATTATCTCGCCGCGCTGAATGAGGCATTTCCGGGCGTCGTGCTGGACCACGCCTGGCAGACCAAAGATCAGCTAACCGTCACCGTGAAGGTGAACTACCTGCCGGAAGTGGTGGAGTTTCTCTACTACAAACAAGGGGGTTGGCTGTCGGTGCTGTTTGGTAACGACGAACGCAAACTGAATGGTCATTACGCCGTTTATTACGTGCTGTCGATGGAGAAGGGCACCAAGTGTTGGGTAACGGTTCGCGTCGAAGTTGACGCCAACAAACCGGAGTATCCTTCCGTGACGCCGCGCGTTCCGGCGGCGGTGTGGGGCGAGCGTGAAGTGCGCGATATGTACGGTTTGATTCCGGTTGGTCTGCCGGATGAACGTCGTCTGGTGCTGCCGGATGACTGGCCGGATGAACTTTATCCTCTGCGTAAAGACAGCATGGATTATCGTCAGCGTCCGGCACCGACTACCGATGCTGAAACCTACGAGTTCATCAACGAACTGGGCGACAAGAAAAACAACGTCGTGCCGATTGGTCCACTGCACGTCACTTCTGACGAACCGGGTCACTTCCGTCTGTTCGTCGATGGTGAAAACATTATCGACGCCGACTACCGCCTGTTCTACGTCCATCGCGGCATGGAAAAACTGGCGGAAACCCGTATGGGTTACAACGAAGTGACCTTCCTCTCTGACCGTGTGTGCGGGATCTGCGGCTTTGCTCACAGCACCGCCTATACCACGTCGGTGGAAAACGCGATGGGTATTCAGGTGCCAGAACGCGCGCAGATGATCCGCGCCATTCTGCTGGAGGTAGAACGCCTGCACTCGCATCTGCTCAATCTCGGCCTGGCCTGTCACTTTACCGGCTTCGACTCCGGCTTTATGCAGTTCTTCCGCGTGCGTGAAACCTCCATGAAAATGGCAGAGATCCTTACCGGTGCACGTAAAACCTACGGCCTGAACCTGATCGGCGGGATTCGTCGCGATCTGCTGAAAGACGACATGATCCAGACCCGCCAGCTGGCACAACAGATGCGTCGTGAAGTGCAGGAGCTGGTGGATGTGCTGCTGAGCACACCGAACATGGAACAACGCACCGTCGGCATTGGTCGTCTGGACCCGGAAATCGCTCGCGACTTCAGTAACGTTGGCCCGATGGTTCGTGCCAGCGGTCACGCCCGTGATACCCGTGCCGATCACCCGTTTGTTGGTTATGGCCTGCTGCCAATGGAAGTCCACAGCGAGCAGGGCTGCGACGTTATTTCCCGTCTGAAAGTGCGTATCAACGAAGTCTATACCGCGCTGAATATGATCGATTACGGTCTGGATAACCTGCCGGGCGGCCCGCTGATGGTGGAAGGCTTTACCTACATTCCGCACCGTTTCGCGCTGGGCTTTGCCGAAGCGCCGCGCGGCGACGATATCCACTGGAGCATGACCGGCGACAACCAGAAGCTGTACCGCTGGCGCTGCCGTGCGGCGACCTACGCGAACTGGCCGACCCTGCGTTATATGCTGCGCGGCAACACCGTTTCCGATGCGCCGCTGATTATCGGTAGCCTGGACCCTTGCTACTCCTGTACCGACCGCATGACCGTGGTCGATGTACGTAAGAAGAAGAGCAAAGTGGTGCCGTACAAAGAACTTGAGCGCTACAGCATTGAGCGTAAAAACTCGCCGCTGAAATAAGGAATCGCCATGTTTACCTTTATCAAAAAAGTCATCAAAACCGGCACGGCGACTTCGTCTTATCCGCTGGAGCCGATTGCGGTTGATAAAAACTTCCGTGGTAAGCCAGAGCAGAACCCGCAGCAGTGCATTGGCTGTGCGGCTTGCGTCAATGCCTGCCCGTCAAACGCCTTAACGGTTGAAACCGA
It encodes the following:
- the hypB gene encoding hydrogenase nickel incorporation protein HypB; this translates as MCTTCGCGEGNLYIEGDEHNPHSAFRSAPFAPAARPKMKITGIKAPEFTPSQTEEGDLHYGHGEAGTHAPGMSQRRMLEVEIDVLDKNNRLAERNRAHFAARKQLVLNLVSSPGSGKTTLLTETLMRLKDSVPCAVIEGDQQTVNDAARIRATGTPAIQVNTGKGCHLDAQMIADAAPRLPLDDNGILFIENVGNLVCPASFDLGEKHKVAVLSVTEGEDKPLKYPHMFAAASLMLLNKVDLLPYLNFDVEKCIACAREVNPEIEIILISATSGEGMDQWLNWLETQRCA
- the hypD gene encoding hydrogenase formation protein HypD → MRFVDEYRAPEQVMQLIEHLRERASHLSYTAERPLRIMEVCGGHTHAIFKFGLDQLLPENVEFIHGPGCPVCVLPMGRIDTCVEIASHPEVIFCTFGDAMRVPGKQGSLLQAKARGADVRIVYSPMDALKLAQENPTRKVVFFGLGFETTMPTTAITLQQAKARDVQNFYFFCQHITLIPTLRSLLEEPDNGIDAFLAPGHVSMVIGTDAYNFIASDFHRPLVVAGFEPLDLLQGVVMLVEQKIAAHSKVENQYRRVVPDAGNLLAQQAIADVFCVNGDSEWRGLGVIESSGVHLTPDYQRFDAEAHFRPAPQQVCDDPRARCGEVLTGKCKPHQCPLFGNTCNPQTAFGALMVSSEGACAAWYQYRQQESEA
- the hycC gene encoding formate hydrogenlyase subunit 3, whose amino-acid sequence is MSAISLINSGVAWFVAVAVLAFLFSFQKALSGWIAGIGGAVGSLYTAAAGFTVLTGTVGVSGALSLVSYDVQISPLNAIWLITLGLCGLFVSLYNIDWHRHAQVKCNGLQINMLMAAAVCAVIASNLGMFVVMAEIMALCAVFLTSNSKEGKLWFALGRLGTLLLAIACWLLWQRYGTLDLRLLDMRMQQLPLGSDIWLLGVIGFGLLAGIIPLHGWVPQAHANASAPAAALFSTVVMKIGLLGILTLSLLGGNAPLWWGIALLVLGMITAFVGGLYALMEHNIQRLLAYHTLENIGIILLGLGAGVTGIALEQPALIALGLVGGLYHLLNHSLFKSVLFLGAGSVWFRTGHRDIEKLGGIGKKMPVISIAMLVGLMAMAALPPLNGFAGEWVIYQSFFKLSNSGAFVARLLGPLLAVGLAITGALAVMCMAKVYGVTFLGAPRTKEAENATCAPLLMSVSVVALAICCVIGGVAAPWLLPMLSAAVPLPLEPANTTVSQPMITLLLIACPLLPFIIMAICKGDRLPSRSRGAAWVCGYDHEKSMVITAHGFAMPVKQAFAPVLKLRKWLNPVSLVPGWQCEGSALLFRRMALVELAVLVVIIVSRGA
- the hycB gene encoding formate hydrogenlyase subunit HycB produces the protein MNRFVIADSTLCIGCHTCEATCSETHRQHGLQSMPRLRVMLNEKESAPQLCHHCEDAPCATVCPVNAITRVDGAVQLNESLCVSCKLCGIACPFGAIEFSGSRPLDIPANANTPKAPPAPPAPARVSTLLDWVPGIRAIAVKCDLCSFDEQGPACVRMCPTKALHLVDNTDIARVSKRKRELTFNTDFGDLTLFQQAQSGEAK
- the hycD gene encoding formate hydrogenlyase subunit HycD codes for the protein MSVLYPLIQALVLFAVAPLLSGITRVARARLHNRRGPGVLQEYRDIIKLLGRQSVGPDASGWVFRLTPYVMVGVMLTIATALPVVTVGSPLPPLGDLITLLYLFSIARFFFAISGLDTGSPFTAIGASREAMLGVLVEPMLLLGLWVAAQAAGSTNISNITDTVYHWPLSQSIPLVLALCACAFATFIEMGKLPFDLAEAEQELQEGPLSEYSGSGFGVMKWGISLKQLVVLQMFVGVFIPWGQMETFTVGGLLLALVIAIVKLVVGVLVIALFENSMARLRLDITPRITWAGFGFAFLAFVSLLAA
- the hycE gene encoding formate hydrogenlyase subunit HycE, with protein sequence MSEEKLGQHYLAALNEAFPGVVLDHAWQTKDQLTVTVKVNYLPEVVEFLYYKQGGWLSVLFGNDERKLNGHYAVYYVLSMEKGTKCWVTVRVEVDANKPEYPSVTPRVPAAVWGEREVRDMYGLIPVGLPDERRLVLPDDWPDELYPLRKDSMDYRQRPAPTTDAETYEFINELGDKKNNVVPIGPLHVTSDEPGHFRLFVDGENIIDADYRLFYVHRGMEKLAETRMGYNEVTFLSDRVCGICGFAHSTAYTTSVENAMGIQVPERAQMIRAILLEVERLHSHLLNLGLACHFTGFDSGFMQFFRVRETSMKMAEILTGARKTYGLNLIGGIRRDLLKDDMIQTRQLAQQMRREVQELVDVLLSTPNMEQRTVGIGRLDPEIARDFSNVGPMVRASGHARDTRADHPFVGYGLLPMEVHSEQGCDVISRLKVRINEVYTALNMIDYGLDNLPGGPLMVEGFTYIPHRFALGFAEAPRGDDIHWSMTGDNQKLYRWRCRAATYANWPTLRYMLRGNTVSDAPLIIGSLDPCYSCTDRMTVVDVRKKKSKVVPYKELERYSIERKNSPLK
- the hypA gene encoding hydrogenase maturation nickel metallochaperone HypA yields the protein MHEITLCQRALELIEQQAAKHGAKRVTGVWLKIGAFSCVETSSLAFCFDLVCRGSVAEGCKLHLEEQEAECWCETCQQYVTLLTQRVRRCPQCHGDMLQIVADDGLQIRRIEIDQE
- the hypC gene encoding hydrogenase 3 maturation protein HypC → MCIGVPGQIRTIDGNQAKVDVCGIQRDVDLTLVGSCDENGQPRVGQWVLVHVGFAMSVINEAEARDTLDALQNMFDVEPDVGALLYGEEK
- the hycA gene encoding formate hydrogenlyase regulator HycA — its product is MTIWEISEKADYIAQRHRRLQDQWHIYCNSLVQGITLSKARLHHAMSCAPDKELCFVLFEHFRIYVTLADGFNSHTIEYYVETKEGEDKQRIAQAQLSIDGMIDGKVNIRDREQVLEHYLEKIAGVYDSLYTAIENNVPVNLSQLVKGQSPAA